The following nucleotide sequence is from Arvicola amphibius chromosome 1, mArvAmp1.2, whole genome shotgun sequence.
AGCGTCCCGCCGCGCCTTCCTCCGCAGGCGTTTctgctgcagcaggagctggaggcgtTCCACTTTGCAGCGTGTGGCACGGTTCTCTGTCTGTCGCAGACGGTCTCCTACAAAGGGAGACCCGGCACCTGTGAGTCTCAAGCCCCCACTGCAGACGCTGCCAGTCACGGTCAGCTGGATTCTTGAAAGGCACAAGGAAGCCCACTGCCCCAGTCTCACACTATAGTTACTGAAACACGCTGGGGAGGGCCGCCTGAGTAAGTGTTGTACAGGGATTTGATCAATGAAAAAGATAGAAATTTAGTCAGCCACTTGAGAAGTGCAGGAAGGAATTTGGGCTTGgtagcacatgcctctaatcccagcattccataagcagagacaggaggatgggggACTAGCTATGTTTACGTATAGTAaactccaggacagcaagggttacatggcaagaccctgtctcaaacaacaaacaagctaaacaacaaataaatgtagtTTAGTCAATGCGCAGATtgtttaggaagcagaggggctgggggcgtggtcagggtggagcctcTGCCTAAAATTCCCTAGTGAGGGGCTGGCAGTCttgttaataaagaaatacaaaagtcaaacaaaataatgaaatgaacCTGTTTTAGAATCACAAGTGTTAAAAAGCTTGTGCCTCAGTCTCCTACTTTATAAACATGGCTGCAGAAGCAGGTGATCTAGGCTGAGCAGTGCTCATTATCATCCCATAGCTCGGGTAGGAGTAGGCATATCTTGGCTGTGTCTGGAGGGCTAGACCTGACTCAGTCGTTCATGAAAGTACCCAAGGCCATCTGGAGATGggcctgggaaggggaaggaggaagtggtACAGGAGCCCCCTGGAGCTCACAAGGACACTCTATGTAGACACAgttgtctcttcttcccagctgGGGCAGGTCTGGGGGGGGCAGCAGCTGTCAGCTCCAGGAGGTCCCCAGTCAGGTCAGCTGTCCCCTCACCCACCAGTACACAGAGGAAGCCTTGAGAAGCCGGAAGGCTGGAAACAGGGCCACTTACCAGGGGGTTTACACATTCTGATCTGGCTCTGGCCCTGGagcagggaggtgggggaagtgGCTCCCAGCTTCTCACAGGAGGTAGTTTTTGGGGTGAGGTCGGGGGCTGGTGAGGCAGGTGAGCACTGGGCATGGCAGCGGAGCTGGGTCAGGGAGGGTGGCATGCCCTGGTAATGCCGCGTGGCACTTAGGAGGTCATTGAGTATCTGCAGAATGGTGCCAATGTCTCTCCGTGGCCGCCCACTACTGTCTTGGCAGTTGGGATGCAGTGTGCCTGCGAGTGGAAAGGATCGTGAGTCTCAAGGTAGTCCAGGTCTGGTGGCAGACAATCTGTTATCCCCAGCTACTCAGGATGTTGAGATTTGAAACCCTAAAGCCAGTCTGGGgggactcagaaagaaaagacccccttgcaaaataaaaagcatagtAGGCTTGGGGCACGACTCAGCAGCAGAGTGGCCCAGGTACTCTCCCCAATATCAGTGACCACACATTAACTACAGATGGCATCCCGTGTGTCCAGAGTCACACTAGTTCACATCCCAGATTGCTGGGGAAGACATTTACCCAGTACATGAGACCTCAAGATCACTCCTGTGGTGTGACACCTACCAGAGAAGGTGCCTGAGAAGACCCCAGGGGCATGATTCACGAAGCTCTCGATGACAGCACCGGGTTTGCGGGAGCGAGGGGTAGGGCTGCTGCCTGGGGTTGAGGAGGCACTGCTGCTAGCCGGCGGGGAACACTCCATCTGCTGCTGAGAGATTGGGAAATGGTAGGGTCATGATGGGTCCATTCCTCAGCCTCAGTTTGCCCCTCAGTCCGGGATTCCAGGTACAAATTCATCGGGCTCATCAGGGTCAGGGAAGAGCATCTGATACAAAGGCTACAGCTGGAGCCCTCAAAATCCGCCCCGAATACAAAGATACATATTTCCACCCTCACCTCAGAACAGGTTGTGGAAGCTGCATGGGATCGAAAGGAGCCAGCGGTGACAGGTGAGGGGGACACAGGTGAAGGGCTGCTGGATACCGGGGGGACTCTGGCGGTACTGGACACCGGCCTACAGGGTGAGGACACTGGGGCAGTTACACTGGAATCTCCTCGGGCGGCGGCAGCggctgcagcagcagctgcaaGCACATGGCGGTGCTGGAGCGGGGCGTGTTGGGCAGCCAGTTGCAACTGTACAAACATCATGTGATCCCCAACGCGAAGGGCCAGAGTCAGAGGTGAGCGGCCTGACAAAAAGTCACTGACCTAAAGAGAGAAGTAGGGAGACACTCATCAGTTGAGGGGGTTCTCATCCCTGATGCCCCCAGCCCAACCCAGCCCAGCTCTCCCCGCAGTGTGACCTGGGGCCTCTCGCCGCCCCTCTCTGGGCTCTGGGGTCCCTGTCGGTGCCACGGACgcttaaataaaatcaatctgtATTTCCGGAAGCCTCCTCCGGCAGCCCGGCCTGGCCCGGGTGTCGCTGGGGGCTGTGGGGGGGACAGAGGTGGGTCAGATTGGGGCCTCTGGTTCTGGGTCCGTTAAAGGGGAAACTAAGCCCAGATGGGGCGGGGCCCAGCGGATGATGGTCACTGCCCTCCCTTGAACACCCACCCTCAGACCCCAGATCCTGTTTACCTATGAATCTAGCTAAGAGAACCCTCCTCAAGATCCCCTTTATAGCTAAGCCACCCAAGAGGCAGGCTGAATCTGAAGGAGCTCCTAATGGTTAACCTTTGCTTTCccaagataaatatttatatattctgggctggggggggggggggagcctggaggccagtcCCCAAGGGCTTCATATGACCTgccaaccctcccctcccccagacactCTGTAGGGCTGATTTGTGGGCCTACCTGACCCTTGGATGCCCTGGGCAccctctctcccacctctggGACCCAGACTATCTGCCTTGTTCTCCCCAGaggccagggtgtgtgtgtgtggggggggggaggtttctGAGAAGTGACACAGGCCTATGAGTCACCAGACCGCCTCGCggagctccctccctcccctggctCCGTTGGTAGAGGCCTGGAGTAACCTTCCCGGGTTGGGGCCCCATGGGAGGGGATGAAGGGGTGGGTAGGCAGGAGAGCAGCCCCCACCCATGCACTCCCTCCTCCATGACTGACATCCTTTACAGGGAAGAGCCTGAAGTGGTTTCCTGGGCAGCTGGGATCACCCCTTTCTCCCAGGGGAAGGGCAAATGGGCGGCCTGCTGAGTAATCCACTCTGGTGACCTCAAGGCTACACCCAGCACCCACTAACTCCCTCCTGCCAGGAACCCCCCCTCCACAGGCCAGCAAGTGCAAGTCTGCTTAAACTAGTCCCAACAGTCACCTTCAGCCCCCACTGATAGCTCCCTGTAACCCCACCAGAGAGGCAGGACCACTGGAGTGTTCTGAGGCCCTTGTGTCTGCTTCGCCACTAGGCAGGATGCTACGGTTAGGTTTGTAGGTTTGGTTTGTAGTCTATGGAGTGAGGGCCTTGCTCGGGCTGTTCCCCTCCTCCTGGGGACAAACTCCAGCTGCCTATGTGGCTGTGCTGGAGAACTAGAGGAGACAGGGACCCCGACTGTGAGAGAGGAGGCCCTGTTATGGCCAAGAATGGGGGGGGTGCTCAACAAAACCTGGAAGCCTCCTCAGAGCCAGGCCCAGCCTCCCTCTGGGCTGCttactaaatattttcttaacatCCTGTCTAGGCCTCCCTGGCCCAGGGCTGGGTgccctgcctgcccctccccctgccaGGGCAAGGAACAAAGGCCAGGGACAGAAGGGGGATAGGATGACTCCCGCTGCTTTGCCTTGGCCGTGCTGTGCTAAGTTTTGTCGGCTGGCTTCCCCAGAGGCATAGCTCTCCCAAAtgaggatttttgttttggttcagaTTTTTTGAGGGGGCTGGGAGAGAACTCTAGATTAGGAGTGTGCCGGGCAGTGGAGGATACAAGTTCCAGCCAGCTCAGGTCAAGGTCACCCTCGGTTAGGACTGGTCAAAAAATTGGACTCCCCCCTCCCTGGCAGTCACCGTGGGAGAGAAAACTTCTCAAGGTCAGGTGGTCAGGtgctgggggaggaagggaggaagaggaagcgtGGTGACCAGGCCAAGCTGGCACCGAGGCGGGGctttcatcccctcccccacaggccACCAGGGAAGCACAAACAACGGGAGGCTCTAAGGGTGTCCAGAGAGTTGCATGGTCCCTAGGCGTAGCCACTGCCTGCAGTTCCTACCCCCGGGTTAGGGAGAGGGTGGCGGTTGCTTACCTGGGTCTCGGTCAAACTTTCCAGAGCTTGCATAACGGACTGTTCCGGCCTCGAGGCCTGGGACTACAAGAGAGGGACGAAAAGGGTCTTCAGTGTAGGTTTAGAGCAGGGAATGGGGAGGGGGCCCTATgtgctggggtgggtgggagagctCTTTGTAAGGGGCAGGATGGTGCATTTATGCAATGAGGTGGCCAAGAGACAGGAGCCTCCAGGGCACGCGCCCCTCAGTAATTTACCATGAGGCCAGCTTCCACCGTGGGCACGAGCGTCAACTTGCTACCATCCCCCACGCCGAATTCCTGCAGCTTCCCCGAACTGAGCCGGCTGGGGGTAGGAAGGAAGAGGGTGAGACGGGAGACAACACAGAGACGCGGAAGCGGAGGCCGAGGAGGAGGGCTGTGCATGcgcaagggggtggggggaacaacAGGGGAGCGCTTCCCACCCTTACCTCTCCCCAGACCCAAGTGCCCGTGGGGAGGCCCTCCCCATTAACCAGCTGACTTAACTCCAGGTTAAAGCAGCCTCCCATCTGCAAGGAACAAGAGACTTTTCCATCACCTGAACCCCCGTGGGCTCTTTGCCACCCTCCCCCGCGCCCCCCTCCTGGGCAGCTCCTGCCTACAATTCCCGAATTCTTGCCCGGGCTCGTCTTTGTGGGCACCGCGGGGCTCTGGCCCTTTCTGATAAAGGCCTTCGGGGGCTCCGCCGACCCGggctctccccctccctccccggcACAGTCTGCTGCTCAAACAAAGGAGACCCTCCCCCatcgcccctcc
It contains:
- the Midn gene encoding midnolin isoform X2, yielding MEPQPGGARSCRRGAPGGACELSTATESASPMTLAIHSTTGTRYDLSVPHDETVEGLRKRLSQRLKVPKERLALLHKDTRLSSGKLQEFGVGDGSKLTLVPTVEAGLMSQASRPEQSVMQALESLTETQPPATPGPGRAAGGGFRKYRLILFKRPWHRQGPQSPERGGERPQVSDFLSGRSPLTLALRVGDHMMFVQLQLAAQHAPLQHRHVLAAAAAAAAAARGDSSVTAPVSSPCRPVSSTARVPPVSSSPSPVSPSPVTAGSFRSHAASTTCSEQMECSPPASSSASSTPGSSPTPRSRKPGAVIESFVNHAPGVFSGTFSGTLHPNCQDSSGRPRRDIGTILQILNDLLSATRHYQGMPPSLTQLRCHAQCSPASPAPDLTPKTTSCEKLGATSPTSLLQGQSQIRMCKPPGDRLRQTENRATRCKVERLQLLLQQKRLRRKARRDARGPYHWTPSRKAGRSDSSSSGGGGSPSESGGLGLDFEDSVWKPEVNPDIQSEFVMA
- the Midn gene encoding midnolin isoform X4: MEPQPGGARSCRRGAPGGACELSTATESASPMTLAIHSTTGTRYDLSVPHDETVEGLRKRLSQRLKVPKERLALLHKDTRLSSGKLQEFGVGDGSKLTLVPTVEAGLMSQASRPEQSVMQALESLTETQVSDFLSGRSPLTLALRVGDHMMFVQLQLAAQHAPLQHRHVLAAAAAAAAAARGDSSVTAPVSSPCRPVSSTARVPPVSSSPSPVSPSPVTAGSFRSHAASTTCSEQMECSPPASSSASSTPGSSPTPRSRKPGAVIESFVNHAPGVFSGTFSGTLHPNCQDSSGRPRRDIGTILQILNDLLSATRHYQGMPPSLTQLRCHAQCSPASPAPDLTPKTTSCEKLGATSPTSLLQGQSQIRMCKPPGDRLRQTENRATRCKVERLQLLLQQKRLRRKARRDARGPYHWTPSRKAGRSDSSSSGGGGSPSESGGLGLDFEDSVWKPEVNPDIQSEFVMA
- the Midn gene encoding midnolin isoform X3 codes for the protein MEPQPGGARSCRRGAPGGACELSTATESASPMTLAIHSTTGTRYDLSVPHDETVEGLRKRLSQRLKVPKERLALLHKDTRLSSGKLQEFGVGDGSKLTLVPTVEAGLMSQASRPEQSVMQALESLTETQVSDFLSGRSPLTLALRVGDHMMFVQLQLAAQHAPLQHRHVLAAAAAAAAAARGDSSVTAPVSSPCRPVSSTARVPPVSSSPSPVSPSPVTAGSFRSHAASTTCSEQQMECSPPASSSASSTPGSSPTPRSRKPGAVIESFVNHAPGVFSGTFSGTLHPNCQDSSGRPRRDIGTILQILNDLLSATRHYQGMPPSLTQLRCHAQCSPASPAPDLTPKTTSCEKLGATSPTSLLQGQSQIRMCKPPGDRLRQTENRATRCKVERLQLLLQQKRLRRKARRDARGPYHWTPSRKAGRSDSSSSGGGGSPSESGGLGLDFEDSVWKPEVNPDIQSEFVMA
- the Midn gene encoding midnolin isoform X1; this translates as MEPQPGGARSCRRGAPGGACELSTATESASPMTLAIHSTTGTRYDLSVPHDETVEGLRKRLSQRLKVPKERLALLHKDTRLSSGKLQEFGVGDGSKLTLVPTVEAGLMSQASRPEQSVMQALESLTETQPPATPGPGRAAGGGFRKYRLILFKRPWHRQGPQSPERGGERPQVSDFLSGRSPLTLALRVGDHMMFVQLQLAAQHAPLQHRHVLAAAAAAAAAARGDSSVTAPVSSPCRPVSSTARVPPVSSSPSPVSPSPVTAGSFRSHAASTTCSEQQMECSPPASSSASSTPGSSPTPRSRKPGAVIESFVNHAPGVFSGTFSGTLHPNCQDSSGRPRRDIGTILQILNDLLSATRHYQGMPPSLTQLRCHAQCSPASPAPDLTPKTTSCEKLGATSPTSLLQGQSQIRMCKPPGDRLRQTENRATRCKVERLQLLLQQKRLRRKARRDARGPYHWTPSRKAGRSDSSSSGGGGSPSESGGLGLDFEDSVWKPEVNPDIQSEFVMA